In one Candidatus Ozemobacteraceae bacterium genomic region, the following are encoded:
- the ftsL gene encoding cell division protein FtsL, whose product MKRSRWFVPLTPESPSPRLSDRDGFATTADNRRRRMLRLYMTAILLVSMMLTMYIWQQTKMVEIRLRLQTSEKRIDSLETNNAVVRAEISKLQSISRIEMVARTELGMIPPRQVCYLPISKEAKP is encoded by the coding sequence ATGAAACGTTCCCGTTGGTTCGTCCCCCTCACCCCGGAATCGCCCTCCCCCCGCCTCTCCGACCGTGACGGCTTCGCGACGACGGCCGACAATCGCAGGCGGCGCATGCTCAGACTCTACATGACGGCGATTCTCCTCGTCAGCATGATGCTCACGATGTATATCTGGCAGCAGACGAAGATGGTCGAAATCAGGCTCCGGCTCCAGACGTCGGAAAAGCGCATCGACAGCCTCGAAACGAACAATGCCGTCGTGCGGGCCGAGATCTCGAAGCTCCAGTCGATCTCCCGGATCGAAATGGTTGCTCGAACCGAACTGGGCATGATTCCCCCGCGCCAGGTCTGTTATCTCCCGATTTCAAAGGAGGCGAAGCCGTAA